The following proteins are encoded in a genomic region of Oncorhynchus masou masou isolate Uvic2021 chromosome 32, UVic_Omas_1.1, whole genome shotgun sequence:
- the LOC135526326 gene encoding RNA-binding motif protein, X chromosome-like isoform X2 → MAEADRPGKLFIGGLDTETNEKALEKYFSKYGRIVEVLLMKDRETNKSRGFAFVTFESPADAKDAAREMNGKSLDGKPIKVEQATKPQFESAGRRGPPPMRGRGPPRGPRGSRGAPMRGPPSRDYYDNVGIVEPFFKGISSRGPPPLKRGPPIRNGGPPPKRHAPSPMGRPSMSRDRDPYGPPPPRRDSMSRRDDYPSPRDEYYSTKDSYSSREYVSSRDTRDYAPTPRDYPPRDYPQSSSRDEYGSMSRGYSDGYGGGREPKSYMERPTAASYREPYDGYGNSRSAPPSRGPQPSYNGSGGSSRYDDYGSSSRDGYGSRESYPSSRSEPYPPSRGERMGKQERGPAPPIERGYPREAYSGSSRGAPRGGRGGSRVDRGIARSRY, encoded by the exons ATGGCAGAGGCTGACCGACCAGGGAAGCTCTTCATCGGTGGCCTGGACACTGAAACTAACGAGAAGGCCCTTGAGAAGTACTTCAGCAAATATGGCAGAATAGTagaag TTCTGTTGATGAAAGACCGTGAAACGAACAAATCAAGAGGTTTTGCTTTCGTGACCTTTGAGAGTCCAGCAGATGCAAAAGATGCTGCGCGCGAAATGAATGGGAAG TCACTTGATGGTAAGCCAATAAAGGTTGAACAAGCAACAAAACCTCAGTTTGAGTCAGCGGGCAGACGTGGCCCACCCCCCATGCGTGGCCGTGGTCCCCCTAGAGGTCCTAGAGGATCTAGAGGAGCACCAATGAGGGGTCCACCATCCAGAG ACTACTATGATAACGTAGGGATTGTAGAACCCTTTTTCAAAGGGATTTCGTCCAGAGGCCCTCCACCACTGAAAAGGGGACCTCCGATTCGTAATGGAGGCCCCCCACCCAAGAGACATGCTCCATCTCCAATGGGCAGAC CTTCCATGTCTAGGGACAGGGACCCCTATGGCCCACCCCCTCCCCGCAGGGACTCAATGTCCAGAAGGGATGATTACCCATCACCGAGAGATGAATATTACAGCACAAAGGACAG CTATTCTAGCCGGGAATATGTGAGTTCCAGGGATACACGGGACTACGCACCAACGCCACGGGACTATCCGCCAAGGGATTATCCCCAATCCAGTTCCCGTGATGAATATGGGTCAATGTCAAGGGGCTACAG TGATGGTTATGGTGGAGGCCGGGAACCCAAAAGCTATATGGAGCGCCCTACTGCAGCCTCTTATCGAGAGCCCTACGATGGTTACG GTAATTCACGCAGCGCCCCACCCTCAAGGGGCCCCCAACCATCCTACAATGGCAGTGGCGGAAGCAGTCGCTATGACGACTATGGAAGCAGTTCCCGGGATGGCTATGGCAGTCGTGAAAGTTACCCCAGCAGTCGAAGTGAACCATACCCTCCTAGCCGTGGTGAGCGAATGGGCAAGCAGGAGCGGGGGCCAGCACCCCCAATCGAGAGAGGCTATCCCCGTGAAGCGTACAGTGGCTCAAGTCGCGGGGCTCCCCGTGGTGGCCGCGGAGGCAGCAGAGTTGATAGAGGAATTGCCCGCAGCAGATACTGA
- the LOC135526326 gene encoding RNA-binding motif protein, X chromosome-like isoform X4 translates to MAEADRPGKLFIGGLDTETNEKALEKYFSKYGRIVEVLLMKDRETNKSRGFAFVTFESPADAKDAAREMNGKSLDGKPIKVEQATKPQFESAGRRGPPPMRGRGPPRGPRGSRGAPMRGPPSREPFFKGISSRGPPPLKRGPPIRNGGPPPKRHAPSPMGRPSMSRDRDPYGPPPPRRDSMSRRDDYPSPRDEYYSTKDSYSSREYVSSRDTRDYAPTPRDYPPRDYPQSSSRDEYGSMSRGYSDGYGGGREPKSYMERPTAASYREPYDGYGNSRSAPPSRGPQPSYNGSGGSSRYDDYGSSSRDGYGSRESYPSSRSEPYPPSRGERMGKQERGPAPPIERGYPREAYSGSSRGAPRGGRGGSRVDRGIARSRY, encoded by the exons ATGGCAGAGGCTGACCGACCAGGGAAGCTCTTCATCGGTGGCCTGGACACTGAAACTAACGAGAAGGCCCTTGAGAAGTACTTCAGCAAATATGGCAGAATAGTagaag TTCTGTTGATGAAAGACCGTGAAACGAACAAATCAAGAGGTTTTGCTTTCGTGACCTTTGAGAGTCCAGCAGATGCAAAAGATGCTGCGCGCGAAATGAATGGGAAG TCACTTGATGGTAAGCCAATAAAGGTTGAACAAGCAACAAAACCTCAGTTTGAGTCAGCGGGCAGACGTGGCCCACCCCCCATGCGTGGCCGTGGTCCCCCTAGAGGTCCTAGAGGATCTAGAGGAGCACCAATGAGGGGTCCACCATCCAGAG AACCCTTTTTCAAAGGGATTTCGTCCAGAGGCCCTCCACCACTGAAAAGGGGACCTCCGATTCGTAATGGAGGCCCCCCACCCAAGAGACATGCTCCATCTCCAATGGGCAGAC CTTCCATGTCTAGGGACAGGGACCCCTATGGCCCACCCCCTCCCCGCAGGGACTCAATGTCCAGAAGGGATGATTACCCATCACCGAGAGATGAATATTACAGCACAAAGGACAG CTATTCTAGCCGGGAATATGTGAGTTCCAGGGATACACGGGACTACGCACCAACGCCACGGGACTATCCGCCAAGGGATTATCCCCAATCCAGTTCCCGTGATGAATATGGGTCAATGTCAAGGGGCTACAG TGATGGTTATGGTGGAGGCCGGGAACCCAAAAGCTATATGGAGCGCCCTACTGCAGCCTCTTATCGAGAGCCCTACGATGGTTACG GTAATTCACGCAGCGCCCCACCCTCAAGGGGCCCCCAACCATCCTACAATGGCAGTGGCGGAAGCAGTCGCTATGACGACTATGGAAGCAGTTCCCGGGATGGCTATGGCAGTCGTGAAAGTTACCCCAGCAGTCGAAGTGAACCATACCCTCCTAGCCGTGGTGAGCGAATGGGCAAGCAGGAGCGGGGGCCAGCACCCCCAATCGAGAGAGGCTATCCCCGTGAAGCGTACAGTGGCTCAAGTCGCGGGGCTCCCCGTGGTGGCCGCGGAGGCAGCAGAGTTGATAGAGGAATTGCCCGCAGCAGATACTGA
- the LOC135526326 gene encoding RNA-binding motif protein, X chromosome-like isoform X3, with protein MAEADRPGKLFIGGLDTETNEKALEKYFSKYGRIVEVLLMKDRETNKSRGFAFVTFESPADAKDAAREMNGKSLDGKPIKVEQATKPQFESAGRRGPPPMRGRGPPRGPRGSRGAPMRGPPSREPFFKGISSRGPPPLKRGPPIRNGGPPPKRHAPSPMGRRKSSMSRDRDPYGPPPPRRDSMSRRDDYPSPRDEYYSTKDSYSSREYVSSRDTRDYAPTPRDYPPRDYPQSSSRDEYGSMSRGYSDGYGGGREPKSYMERPTAASYREPYDGYGNSRSAPPSRGPQPSYNGSGGSSRYDDYGSSSRDGYGSRESYPSSRSEPYPPSRGERMGKQERGPAPPIERGYPREAYSGSSRGAPRGGRGGSRVDRGIARSRY; from the exons ATGGCAGAGGCTGACCGACCAGGGAAGCTCTTCATCGGTGGCCTGGACACTGAAACTAACGAGAAGGCCCTTGAGAAGTACTTCAGCAAATATGGCAGAATAGTagaag TTCTGTTGATGAAAGACCGTGAAACGAACAAATCAAGAGGTTTTGCTTTCGTGACCTTTGAGAGTCCAGCAGATGCAAAAGATGCTGCGCGCGAAATGAATGGGAAG TCACTTGATGGTAAGCCAATAAAGGTTGAACAAGCAACAAAACCTCAGTTTGAGTCAGCGGGCAGACGTGGCCCACCCCCCATGCGTGGCCGTGGTCCCCCTAGAGGTCCTAGAGGATCTAGAGGAGCACCAATGAGGGGTCCACCATCCAGAG AACCCTTTTTCAAAGGGATTTCGTCCAGAGGCCCTCCACCACTGAAAAGGGGACCTCCGATTCGTAATGGAGGCCCCCCACCCAAGAGACATGCTCCATCTCCAATGGGCAGACGTAAGT CTTCCATGTCTAGGGACAGGGACCCCTATGGCCCACCCCCTCCCCGCAGGGACTCAATGTCCAGAAGGGATGATTACCCATCACCGAGAGATGAATATTACAGCACAAAGGACAG CTATTCTAGCCGGGAATATGTGAGTTCCAGGGATACACGGGACTACGCACCAACGCCACGGGACTATCCGCCAAGGGATTATCCCCAATCCAGTTCCCGTGATGAATATGGGTCAATGTCAAGGGGCTACAG TGATGGTTATGGTGGAGGCCGGGAACCCAAAAGCTATATGGAGCGCCCTACTGCAGCCTCTTATCGAGAGCCCTACGATGGTTACG GTAATTCACGCAGCGCCCCACCCTCAAGGGGCCCCCAACCATCCTACAATGGCAGTGGCGGAAGCAGTCGCTATGACGACTATGGAAGCAGTTCCCGGGATGGCTATGGCAGTCGTGAAAGTTACCCCAGCAGTCGAAGTGAACCATACCCTCCTAGCCGTGGTGAGCGAATGGGCAAGCAGGAGCGGGGGCCAGCACCCCCAATCGAGAGAGGCTATCCCCGTGAAGCGTACAGTGGCTCAAGTCGCGGGGCTCCCCGTGGTGGCCGCGGAGGCAGCAGAGTTGATAGAGGAATTGCCCGCAGCAGATACTGA
- the LOC135526326 gene encoding RNA-binding motif protein, X chromosome-like isoform X1, whose amino-acid sequence MAEADRPGKLFIGGLDTETNEKALEKYFSKYGRIVEVLLMKDRETNKSRGFAFVTFESPADAKDAAREMNGKSLDGKPIKVEQATKPQFESAGRRGPPPMRGRGPPRGPRGSRGAPMRGPPSRDYYDNVGIVEPFFKGISSRGPPPLKRGPPIRNGGPPPKRHAPSPMGRRKSSMSRDRDPYGPPPPRRDSMSRRDDYPSPRDEYYSTKDSYSSREYVSSRDTRDYAPTPRDYPPRDYPQSSSRDEYGSMSRGYSDGYGGGREPKSYMERPTAASYREPYDGYGNSRSAPPSRGPQPSYNGSGGSSRYDDYGSSSRDGYGSRESYPSSRSEPYPPSRGERMGKQERGPAPPIERGYPREAYSGSSRGAPRGGRGGSRVDRGIARSRY is encoded by the exons ATGGCAGAGGCTGACCGACCAGGGAAGCTCTTCATCGGTGGCCTGGACACTGAAACTAACGAGAAGGCCCTTGAGAAGTACTTCAGCAAATATGGCAGAATAGTagaag TTCTGTTGATGAAAGACCGTGAAACGAACAAATCAAGAGGTTTTGCTTTCGTGACCTTTGAGAGTCCAGCAGATGCAAAAGATGCTGCGCGCGAAATGAATGGGAAG TCACTTGATGGTAAGCCAATAAAGGTTGAACAAGCAACAAAACCTCAGTTTGAGTCAGCGGGCAGACGTGGCCCACCCCCCATGCGTGGCCGTGGTCCCCCTAGAGGTCCTAGAGGATCTAGAGGAGCACCAATGAGGGGTCCACCATCCAGAG ACTACTATGATAACGTAGGGATTGTAGAACCCTTTTTCAAAGGGATTTCGTCCAGAGGCCCTCCACCACTGAAAAGGGGACCTCCGATTCGTAATGGAGGCCCCCCACCCAAGAGACATGCTCCATCTCCAATGGGCAGACGTAAGT CTTCCATGTCTAGGGACAGGGACCCCTATGGCCCACCCCCTCCCCGCAGGGACTCAATGTCCAGAAGGGATGATTACCCATCACCGAGAGATGAATATTACAGCACAAAGGACAG CTATTCTAGCCGGGAATATGTGAGTTCCAGGGATACACGGGACTACGCACCAACGCCACGGGACTATCCGCCAAGGGATTATCCCCAATCCAGTTCCCGTGATGAATATGGGTCAATGTCAAGGGGCTACAG TGATGGTTATGGTGGAGGCCGGGAACCCAAAAGCTATATGGAGCGCCCTACTGCAGCCTCTTATCGAGAGCCCTACGATGGTTACG GTAATTCACGCAGCGCCCCACCCTCAAGGGGCCCCCAACCATCCTACAATGGCAGTGGCGGAAGCAGTCGCTATGACGACTATGGAAGCAGTTCCCGGGATGGCTATGGCAGTCGTGAAAGTTACCCCAGCAGTCGAAGTGAACCATACCCTCCTAGCCGTGGTGAGCGAATGGGCAAGCAGGAGCGGGGGCCAGCACCCCCAATCGAGAGAGGCTATCCCCGTGAAGCGTACAGTGGCTCAAGTCGCGGGGCTCCCCGTGGTGGCCGCGGAGGCAGCAGAGTTGATAGAGGAATTGCCCGCAGCAGATACTGA